The following proteins are co-located in the Leucoraja erinacea ecotype New England chromosome 4, Leri_hhj_1, whole genome shotgun sequence genome:
- the LOC129696031 gene encoding uncharacterized protein K02A2.6-like, which produces MDKVLSKVRNHIMQGWPSARNLPEEVKLFVSKREELPMEDDVILWGSRVVIPDNMEMRTRILEDLHSTHPGIVKMNALVRSYVWWPGINKELEQQVRSCPSCQLIQHSPVAAQIHPWEFPEKPWSRIHCDYASLDEENLLIVVDAHSKWIEAIRVRHTTSAATVRALRRLFATHGLPETVVIDNGTQFVSEEFARFLNSNNICHIQTSPKHPSSNGLAKRDVQMVKAV; this is translated from the coding sequence ATGGACAAAGTCCTCTCGAAGGTGAGGAACCACATCATGCAAGGGTGGCCAAGTGCAAGGAATCTTCCAGAGGAAGTAAAGCTCTTTGTCAGCAAGAGAGAAGAGCTGCCAATGGAGGATGACGTTATCCTGTGGGGATCACGAGTGGTCATACCAGATAATATGGAGATGAGGACTAGAATCCTTGAAGACCTGCATAGCACGCACCCGGGCATCGTGAAAATGAATGCCTTGGTCAGATCATATGTCTGGTGGCCAGGGATTAACAAAGAGTTGGAACAACAAGTAAGAAGTTGTCCAAGCTGTCAGCTGATTCAACATAGTCCAGTGGCAGCTCAAATCCATCCATGGGAGTTTCCTGAGAAACCCTGGAGTAGGATTCACTGTGACTATGCAAGCCTGGACGAGGAGAATTTGCTGATTGTGGTCGATGCTCACAGCAAATGGATTGAAGCCATTCGGGTGAGACAcacaacatcagcagcaacagTGAGGGCCCTGAGACGGTTGTTTGCAACTCATGGGTTACCGGAAACGGTGGTCATAGACAACGGTACGCAGTTTGTGTCGGAGGAGTTTGCCCGGTTCCTCAACAGTAACAACATCTGCCATATACAAACATCACCTAAACACCCGTCCAGCAACGGACTAGCCAAAAGAGATGTACAGATGGTGAAAGCAGTGTGA